Proteins encoded in a region of the Anopheles ziemanni chromosome 2, idAnoZiCoDA_A2_x.2, whole genome shotgun sequence genome:
- the LOC131294350 gene encoding circadian locomoter output cycles protein kaput — protein MDEDPDDKDDTKRKSRNLSEKKRRDQFNLLVNELSSMVSSNSRKMDKSTVLKSTIAFLKSHNEIAVRSRVHEIQTDWKPSFLSNEEFTHLILEALDGFIIVFSSTGRVFYASESITSLLGHLPSDLLNMTVYDMVYEDDQNDLYNILLNPTTVVDPLQTGISRENQVTFSCYIKRGTVDYRTDVSYENVQFTGYFRSDVETESLMTTSRFSGYTSDADSRLVFVGTGRLQTPQLIREMSIVDNTKSEFTSRHSLEWKFLFLDHRAPPIIGYLPFEVLGTSGYDYYHFDDLEKVVACHEALMQKGEGTSCYYRFLTKGQQWIWLQTRFYITYHQWNSKPEFVVCTHRVVSYADVMKQMRNQTAGDGKFSEDADSISVHGTERKLQQSSSQSLLATSPWSSKSSRTSRVAATPCVSPTGLSNRGRHRYNTYHGPGSDSATSISTESHTSRQSLVTQHSRSRMRTSTFPSKVSSHGSQQDRQGATHFLLQNQQQLQQHQQQQQQQLHHQQHHQEQQQQHQQLQQNQMQQQQQQLHQQQTHLHQQQTQLQHQQMQAHHQQQHLHHQHLQQQQQQQQQQQQQQQQSHQRPHPSQAPHASMVQNPSETDGYGSQLQGQQQQHPHSLHQHHHQQQQHHHHQQQQQQQQQQQQQPIQATLAATPSTTTIRASATIITPPVTQIISATGFIETQQYLTAIPVQPVASFSETAPGMLSPLQSTSPHGTFSAVAAHHSAVAGAGGVVLTPCQNQVQDQLQRKHEELQHLIIQQQEELRRVQEQLLMARYGLLPSIVSLPFPPAPSNGAGPSHGPPERSTPFLQHHQTAQGAAFHHHHHHYHPSASGGQTQQPPSHPGVVHAQQPQAQQQQQQQPSQGQQQQDQQLLSVPPDQKPIIHSDSEQLNFTDPGQGKLSESGDMVSYMQLTPVPIHHLQQHQQQQQHHRHHHPSSQSSASTTPASSALNQPQHQLMQMGATPGDGSETSGSNMSNSMGLLQYQMAPEQAQILFTSGMEQQQGQAQQQPPSQQQQPPPQPPQPPSQHQGAGSSDAGSRTQGSEM, from the exons ATGGATGAGGACCCGGACGACAAAGATGATACGAAACG AAAATCCCGCAATCTTAGCGAGAAGAAGCGCCGTGACCAGTTCAACCTACTGGTCAACGAGCTCAGCTCGATGGTGTCATCCAATAGTCGAAAGATGGACAAATCGACCGTGCTGAAGTCGACGATCGCATTCCTGAAGAGCCATAACGAGATCGCGGTCCGATCGCGTGTCCACGAGATCCAAACCGACTGGAAGCCGTCGTTTCTGTCCAACGAGGAGTTCACTCATCTCATCCTGGAGGCACTGGACGGGTTTATCATCGTATTTTCGTCGACCGGGCGAGTATTCTACGCGTCTGAAAGTATTACCTCGCTGCTCGGGCACCTACCG AGTGACCTGCTAAACATGACCGTTTACGATATGGTGTACGAGGACGATCAAAACGACCTGTACAACATTCTTCTGAACCCGACGACGGTGGTGGACCCTCTGCAGACGGGCATCAGCAGGGAGAACCAGGTTACCTTCTCGTGCTACATCAAGCGGGGGACTGTCGACTATCGGACGGATGTGTCGTACGAGAACGTCCAGTTCACGGGCTATTTCC GAAGCGATGTCGAGACGGAATCGCTCATGACGACATCCCGCTTTAGCGGCTACACGAGTGACGCCGACTCGCGGCTCGTGTTCGTCGGCACCGGGCGTCTGCAGACGCCCCAGCTGATCCGCGAAATGTCCATCGTGGACAACACGAAAAGTGAGTTCACCTCTCGGCACAGCCTCGAGTGGAAGTTCCTGTTCCTCGACCACCGTGCGCCACCCATCATCGGCTACCTCCCGTTTGAAGTGCTGGGAACTTCCGGGTATGACTATTATCATTTTGACGATCTGGAAAAGGTGGTGGCTTGTCATGAAGCAT TGATGCAGAAAGGCGAGGGAACGTCGTGCTACTACCGGTTTCTTACCAAAGGCCAGCAGTGGATCTGGCTGCAGACGCGCTTCTACATTACCTACCACCAGTGGAACTCGAAGCCGGAGTTCGTCGTGTGTACGCACCGGGTGGTGAGTTACGCGGACGTGATGAAGCAGATGCGCAACCAGACGGCGGGCGATGGTAAGTTCTCCGAGGACGCGGACAGTATCAGTGTGCACGGGACGGAACGGAAGCTGCAGCAGTCGTCCTCGCAGAGTTTGCTCGCGACTTCACCGTGGAGTTCGAAGAGCTCCCGTACATCCCGGGTCGCAGCGACTCCTTGCGTCTCACCCACCGGTCTGTCGAACCGGGGACGCCATCGGTACAACACCTACCACGGTCCGGGGTCGGATTCGGCCACTTCCATCTCCACGGAATCTCACACCAGCCGACAGTCGCTTGTCACACAACATTCC CGCTCCCGGATGCGTACCAGTACCTTCCCGTCGAAAGTTTCCTCACACGGTAGCCAGCAGGATCGGCAAGGAGCCACTCATTTTCTACTCCAAaatcagcagcagctgcagcagcaccaacagcagcagcagcagcaacttcaccaccaacaacatcaccaagaacaacaacagcagcatcagcagttaCAGCAAAATCagatgcagcagcaacagcagcaactacATCAGCAGCAGACGCATCTCCACCAACAGCAGACACAGTTGCAGCACCAACAGATGCAAgcacaccatcagcagcagcacctacatcatcaacatctccagcagcaacaacagcagcagcagcaacagcagcaacaacagcagcaaagtcATCAACGTCCACATCCTTCGCAAGCGCCGCATGCTTCGATGGTACAAAACCCTTCCGAAACTGATGGATACGGGTCTCAGCTGCAAggtcagcaacagcaacatccACATTCcctccaccaacaccaccaccagcagcagcagcatcatcaccatcagcagcagcagcagcaacaacagcagcagcaacagcagccaaTACAAGCCACTCTAGCGGCAACCCCGTCCACGACTACGATACGAGCGTCGGCCACGATCATCACCCCACCAGTGACGCAGATCATCAGTGCGACCGGGTTCATCGAAACGCAGCAGTATTTGACGGCCATCCCGGTGCAGCCGGTGGCCAGCTTTTCCGAGACGGCGCCCGGTATGCTTTCCCCGCTGCAGTCCACGTCGCCTCACGGGACGTTCTCGGCCGTCGCTGCACACCATTCGGCCGTGGCGGGCGCCGGTGGCGTCGTGCTGACACCCTGCCAGAATCAGGTGCAGGATCAGCTGCAGCGCAAGCACGAGGAGCTGCAGCACCTGATCATCCAGCAGCAGGAGGAGCTGAGGCGTGTGCAGGAACAATTGCTGATGGCACGGTACGGCTTGCTGCCGTCGATCGTATCGCTCCCGTTCCCGCCGGCCCCTAGCAATGGAGCAGGGCCGAGCCATGGACCACCGGAGCGCAGTACTCCGTTCCTGCAGCATCATCAGACGGCGCAAGGGGCAgcgtttcatcatcatcatcaccactaCCACCCATCGGCGTCGGGTGGGCAAACACAGCAGCCACCTAGTCACCCGGGAGTGGTTCATGCACAACAACCACaggctcagcagcagcagcagcagcaaccgtcCCAagggcagcaacagcaagatCAGCAACTATTATCGGTTCCTCCCGACCAGAAACCTATCATTCATTCCGATTCCGAGCAGCTTAACTTCACCGACCCCGGCCAAGGGAAGCTGTCCGAGTCGGGTGATATGGTATCGTATATGCAGCTCACACCGGTTCCTATACACCATctgcaacagcatcagcagcagcagcaacatcaccGGCACCATCATCCCTCCAGCCAATCGTCGGCATCAACTACACCCGCCTCATCCGCCCTGAACCAGCCGCAGCATCAGCTGATGCAAATGGGCGCCACGCCGGGCGATGGCTCGGAAACATCGGGCAGCAACATGAGCAACAGCATGGGACTGCTGCAGTATCAGATGGCTCCCGAGCAGGCACAGATTCTCTTCACCTCGGGCATGGAACAACAGCAGGGGCAGGCACAGCAGCAACCACCGAGCCAACAGCAAcagccaccaccacaaccaccacaacCCCCTTCGCAACACCAAGGAGCGGGGAGTTCCGATGCCGGATCCCGAACGCAAGGTAGTGAGATGTAG
- the LOC131294352 gene encoding protein henna isoform X2, whose translation MYRLNGESDKPTLKEGGSYIMEGHDGAEAKNVCIIFSPEMEEAGALAKMLKIFDEHRVNLLHIESRSSTRGPGYEFMVECDGKGGTLGAAIEAIRERSNYFNIISRDYKDNEATVPWFPRRIRDLDRFANQILSYGAELDSDHPGFTDQTYRERRKYFADIAFNYKHGQPLPHVDYTAEEIETWRAVFRNLTKLYPTHACREHNHVFPLLIENCGYREDNIPQLEDVSNFLKDCTGFTLRPVAGLLSSRDFLAGLAFRVFHSTQYIRHPSKPLYTPEPDVCHELLGHAPLFADPSFAQFSQEIGLASLGAPDEFVEKLATCFWFTVEYGLCRQNGAVKAYGAGLLSSFGELQYCLTDKPELREFDPAKTCEQKYPITEYQPVYFVSDSFEDAIQKMINYANTIPRPFGVRYDPYTQSIEILDSVPQISNLMRNIHNEFEVLQNAFKKL comes from the exons ATGTATCGTTTGAATGGAGAATCTGACAAG CCCACCCTGAAGGAAGGTGGCTCGTACATCATGGAAGGACACGATGGGGCCGAGGCCAAGAACGTGTGCATCATCTTCTCGCCCGAGATGGAGGAGGCGGGCGCTCTGGCGAAGATGCTGAAGATTTTCGATGAGCATCGGGTGAACCTGCTGCACATCGAGTCACGCTCGTCCACTCGTGGCCCGGGGTATGAGTTTATGGTGGAGTGCGATGGAAAGGGTGGTACGCTGGGGGCGGCCATCGAGGCGATCCGTGAGCGGAGTAACTACTTCAATATCATTTCCCGGGACTACAAGGACAACGAAG CTACGGTGCCCTGGTTCCCGCGGCGCATCCGAGACCTCGACCGGTTTGCCAACCAGATCCTCTCCTACGGTGCCGAGCTGGACTCGGATCATCCCGGCTTCACCGATCAGACGTATCGCGAGCGGCGCAAGTACTTCGCCGATATCGCCTTCAACTACAAGCATGGCCAACCGTTGCCGCACGTCGATTACACCGCGGAGGAGATCGAAACGTGGCGTGCGGTGTTCCGCAACCTGACCAAGCTCTACCCGACGCACGCATGCCGCGAGCACAACCACGTGTTTCCGTTGCTGATCGAGAACTGTGGTTATCGCGAGGACAACATCCCACAGCTGGAGGACGTGTCGAACTTCCTGAAGGACTGCACCGGGTTCACGCTGCGGCCGGTCGCCGGTTTGCTTTCATCGCGCGACTTCCTCGCCGGGTTGGCCTTCCGGGTGTTCCACTCGACGCAGTACATCCGCCACCCGAGCAAGCCACTGTACACGCCGGAGCCAGACGTTTGCCACGAGCTGCTCGGCCATGCGCCCCTCTTTGCCGACCCATCGTTTGCGCAGTTCTCGCAGGAGATCGGGTTGGCATCGCTCGGTGCTCCGGACGAGTTCGTCGAGAAGCTGGCAACG TGCTTCTGGTTCACGGTCGAGTATGGGCTCTGCCGTCAGAACGGTGCCGTGAAGGCGTACGGTGCTGGGTTGCTGTCGTCGTTCGGGGAGCTACAGTACTGCCTCACCGACAAGCCCGAGCTGCGCGAGTTCGACCCGGCCAAGACGTGCGAGCAGAAGTACCCGATCACCGAGTACCAGCCGGTGTACTTCGTGTCGGACAGCTTCGAGGACGCGATCCAGAAGATGATCAACTACGCTAACACGATCCCGCGCCCGTTCGGCGTCCGGTACGATCCGTACACGCAGAGCATCGAAATTCTCGACTCGGTGCCGCAGATCAGCAACCTGATGCGCAACATCCACAACGAGTTCGAGGTGCTGCAGAATGCGTTCAAGAAGCTCTAG
- the LOC131294352 gene encoding protein henna isoform X3: MEGHDGAEAKNVCIIFSPEMEEAGALAKMLKIFDEHRVNLLHIESRSSTRGPGYEFMVECDGKGGTLGAAIEAIRERSNYFNIISRDYKDNEATVPWFPRRIRDLDRFANQILSYGAELDSDHPGFTDQTYRERRKYFADIAFNYKHGQPLPHVDYTAEEIETWRAVFRNLTKLYPTHACREHNHVFPLLIENCGYREDNIPQLEDVSNFLKDCTGFTLRPVAGLLSSRDFLAGLAFRVFHSTQYIRHPSKPLYTPEPDVCHELLGHAPLFADPSFAQFSQEIGLASLGAPDEFVEKLATCFWFTVEYGLCRQNGAVKAYGAGLLSSFGELQYCLTDKPELREFDPAKTCEQKYPITEYQPVYFVSDSFEDAIQKMINYANTIPRPFGVRYDPYTQSIEILDSVPQISNLMRNIHNEFEVLQNAFKKL, encoded by the exons ATGGAAGGACACGATGGGGCCGAGGCCAAGAACGTGTGCATCATCTTCTCGCCCGAGATGGAGGAGGCGGGCGCTCTGGCGAAGATGCTGAAGATTTTCGATGAGCATCGGGTGAACCTGCTGCACATCGAGTCACGCTCGTCCACTCGTGGCCCGGGGTATGAGTTTATGGTGGAGTGCGATGGAAAGGGTGGTACGCTGGGGGCGGCCATCGAGGCGATCCGTGAGCGGAGTAACTACTTCAATATCATTTCCCGGGACTACAAGGACAACGAAG CTACGGTGCCCTGGTTCCCGCGGCGCATCCGAGACCTCGACCGGTTTGCCAACCAGATCCTCTCCTACGGTGCCGAGCTGGACTCGGATCATCCCGGCTTCACCGATCAGACGTATCGCGAGCGGCGCAAGTACTTCGCCGATATCGCCTTCAACTACAAGCATGGCCAACCGTTGCCGCACGTCGATTACACCGCGGAGGAGATCGAAACGTGGCGTGCGGTGTTCCGCAACCTGACCAAGCTCTACCCGACGCACGCATGCCGCGAGCACAACCACGTGTTTCCGTTGCTGATCGAGAACTGTGGTTATCGCGAGGACAACATCCCACAGCTGGAGGACGTGTCGAACTTCCTGAAGGACTGCACCGGGTTCACGCTGCGGCCGGTCGCCGGTTTGCTTTCATCGCGCGACTTCCTCGCCGGGTTGGCCTTCCGGGTGTTCCACTCGACGCAGTACATCCGCCACCCGAGCAAGCCACTGTACACGCCGGAGCCAGACGTTTGCCACGAGCTGCTCGGCCATGCGCCCCTCTTTGCCGACCCATCGTTTGCGCAGTTCTCGCAGGAGATCGGGTTGGCATCGCTCGGTGCTCCGGACGAGTTCGTCGAGAAGCTGGCAACG TGCTTCTGGTTCACGGTCGAGTATGGGCTCTGCCGTCAGAACGGTGCCGTGAAGGCGTACGGTGCTGGGTTGCTGTCGTCGTTCGGGGAGCTACAGTACTGCCTCACCGACAAGCCCGAGCTGCGCGAGTTCGACCCGGCCAAGACGTGCGAGCAGAAGTACCCGATCACCGAGTACCAGCCGGTGTACTTCGTGTCGGACAGCTTCGAGGACGCGATCCAGAAGATGATCAACTACGCTAACACGATCCCGCGCCCGTTCGGCGTCCGGTACGATCCGTACACGCAGAGCATCGAAATTCTCGACTCGGTGCCGCAGATCAGCAACCTGATGCGCAACATCCACAACGAGTTCGAGGTGCTGCAGAATGCGTTCAAGAAGCTCTAG
- the LOC131294352 gene encoding protein henna isoform X1, with the protein MLGRQDSQGPTLKEGGSYIMEGHDGAEAKNVCIIFSPEMEEAGALAKMLKIFDEHRVNLLHIESRSSTRGPGYEFMVECDGKGGTLGAAIEAIRERSNYFNIISRDYKDNEATVPWFPRRIRDLDRFANQILSYGAELDSDHPGFTDQTYRERRKYFADIAFNYKHGQPLPHVDYTAEEIETWRAVFRNLTKLYPTHACREHNHVFPLLIENCGYREDNIPQLEDVSNFLKDCTGFTLRPVAGLLSSRDFLAGLAFRVFHSTQYIRHPSKPLYTPEPDVCHELLGHAPLFADPSFAQFSQEIGLASLGAPDEFVEKLATCFWFTVEYGLCRQNGAVKAYGAGLLSSFGELQYCLTDKPELREFDPAKTCEQKYPITEYQPVYFVSDSFEDAIQKMINYANTIPRPFGVRYDPYTQSIEILDSVPQISNLMRNIHNEFEVLQNAFKKL; encoded by the exons ATGTTAGGTCGTCAGGATTCGCAAGGG CCCACCCTGAAGGAAGGTGGCTCGTACATCATGGAAGGACACGATGGGGCCGAGGCCAAGAACGTGTGCATCATCTTCTCGCCCGAGATGGAGGAGGCGGGCGCTCTGGCGAAGATGCTGAAGATTTTCGATGAGCATCGGGTGAACCTGCTGCACATCGAGTCACGCTCGTCCACTCGTGGCCCGGGGTATGAGTTTATGGTGGAGTGCGATGGAAAGGGTGGTACGCTGGGGGCGGCCATCGAGGCGATCCGTGAGCGGAGTAACTACTTCAATATCATTTCCCGGGACTACAAGGACAACGAAG CTACGGTGCCCTGGTTCCCGCGGCGCATCCGAGACCTCGACCGGTTTGCCAACCAGATCCTCTCCTACGGTGCCGAGCTGGACTCGGATCATCCCGGCTTCACCGATCAGACGTATCGCGAGCGGCGCAAGTACTTCGCCGATATCGCCTTCAACTACAAGCATGGCCAACCGTTGCCGCACGTCGATTACACCGCGGAGGAGATCGAAACGTGGCGTGCGGTGTTCCGCAACCTGACCAAGCTCTACCCGACGCACGCATGCCGCGAGCACAACCACGTGTTTCCGTTGCTGATCGAGAACTGTGGTTATCGCGAGGACAACATCCCACAGCTGGAGGACGTGTCGAACTTCCTGAAGGACTGCACCGGGTTCACGCTGCGGCCGGTCGCCGGTTTGCTTTCATCGCGCGACTTCCTCGCCGGGTTGGCCTTCCGGGTGTTCCACTCGACGCAGTACATCCGCCACCCGAGCAAGCCACTGTACACGCCGGAGCCAGACGTTTGCCACGAGCTGCTCGGCCATGCGCCCCTCTTTGCCGACCCATCGTTTGCGCAGTTCTCGCAGGAGATCGGGTTGGCATCGCTCGGTGCTCCGGACGAGTTCGTCGAGAAGCTGGCAACG TGCTTCTGGTTCACGGTCGAGTATGGGCTCTGCCGTCAGAACGGTGCCGTGAAGGCGTACGGTGCTGGGTTGCTGTCGTCGTTCGGGGAGCTACAGTACTGCCTCACCGACAAGCCCGAGCTGCGCGAGTTCGACCCGGCCAAGACGTGCGAGCAGAAGTACCCGATCACCGAGTACCAGCCGGTGTACTTCGTGTCGGACAGCTTCGAGGACGCGATCCAGAAGATGATCAACTACGCTAACACGATCCCGCGCCCGTTCGGCGTCCGGTACGATCCGTACACGCAGAGCATCGAAATTCTCGACTCGGTGCCGCAGATCAGCAACCTGATGCGCAACATCCACAACGAGTTCGAGGTGCTGCAGAATGCGTTCAAGAAGCTCTAG